In Nitrosospira briensis C-128, a genomic segment contains:
- a CDS encoding lipopolysaccharide biosynthesis protein — MSASPYSRHALKRSAVHFLAGKAVSAVLTLIILFWLVRLLTVEEYGVYVTFVAGMELMLAIASLGLPWIAARYLPEFRLHASGKMLAHFVWNITARIGLLLVAVSVLLYLAMPWLLEHLKLPQQTDVARLFLLVLLVDGLGWQIRENTLEPLLQQRQAQTSLVMRNMVLLLLLSITAFHEEVHLDHVVLAELTASIFGTTLAFYSMIKHLHKHRGLLKQDGWQPPPWPVMWRMARHMYFSRLVTLAYSPQSFVFLIQFYLGLEAAALFGFLRRLYGQVSRYLPATLLFSLVRPKLVASYIGEGGMADLTRNANLVGKLSLFVLMPILVFVWLAGGELLTVLSGGKFAQSGFYLAGLLMALILYSQRQILETVAVASGKSHLCMWGASLGILVLPLTYLLLKSGLGLWGPIIAIIISEMIFNATVIIALARITTYRSDTIGLYKLGTAALAGFVLAHQIAIPAHGWPRLIILAALACACFMLVSYFFKPFRVEERASLNQLLGRKIFIW, encoded by the coding sequence ATGAGTGCTTCGCCCTATTCCCGCCATGCACTCAAGCGCAGCGCGGTCCATTTTCTCGCAGGCAAAGCTGTCTCCGCTGTGCTTACATTGATTATCCTGTTTTGGTTGGTGCGCTTGCTGACCGTGGAGGAGTATGGAGTGTACGTAACATTCGTCGCCGGGATGGAGCTTATGCTGGCAATAGCATCACTGGGCCTGCCATGGATAGCGGCTCGCTATCTGCCAGAATTTCGTCTGCATGCCAGCGGAAAGATGCTTGCGCATTTCGTATGGAACATTACCGCCCGGATCGGCTTGCTTTTAGTCGCCGTTTCGGTGCTGCTCTATTTGGCGATGCCTTGGCTGCTGGAGCATCTGAAGCTCCCTCAACAAACGGATGTGGCACGGCTTTTTCTGCTCGTGCTGCTGGTGGATGGCTTAGGCTGGCAAATCCGGGAAAACACGCTGGAACCACTTTTGCAGCAGCGCCAGGCACAAACAAGTCTTGTGATGCGTAACATGGTCCTGCTGTTACTCCTGAGTATCACGGCATTTCATGAAGAGGTTCATTTAGATCACGTGGTGCTGGCTGAGTTGACCGCATCTATATTCGGAACAACCCTGGCTTTCTATAGCATGATCAAGCATTTGCACAAACACAGGGGCTTGCTGAAGCAGGATGGATGGCAACCTCCGCCTTGGCCTGTTATGTGGCGAATGGCTCGTCATATGTATTTCAGCCGCCTCGTTACTCTGGCTTACAGCCCGCAGAGCTTCGTTTTTCTTATCCAGTTTTATCTCGGCCTTGAAGCCGCCGCATTATTTGGTTTTCTGCGGAGACTCTACGGACAGGTTTCCCGTTATTTGCCGGCGACCTTGCTGTTCAGTCTGGTCAGGCCCAAGCTGGTAGCCTCCTATATAGGAGAAGGCGGTATGGCAGATTTGACACGCAACGCCAACCTCGTCGGAAAGCTGAGCCTGTTCGTTCTGATGCCCATACTGGTGTTTGTCTGGCTTGCCGGTGGTGAACTTTTAACTGTACTCAGCGGTGGTAAGTTCGCGCAGTCAGGCTTTTACCTGGCAGGCTTGCTAATGGCCCTTATCCTTTATAGCCAGCGCCAGATACTTGAGACTGTGGCAGTGGCCAGTGGCAAGAGTCATTTATGTATGTGGGGAGCGTCGTTGGGGATACTGGTGTTGCCCTTGACTTACTTGCTGCTAAAATCCGGGTTGGGTTTGTGGGGACCCATCATCGCTATTATCATAAGCGAAATGATATTCAACGCTACGGTCATTATCGCGCTGGCGCGTATCACCACTTATAGATCTGATACTATCGGACTTTACAAACTGGGGACGGCAGCTTTAGCGGGATTCGTGCTAGCGCACCAGATTGCAATACCGGCACACGGTTGGCCACGGTTGATAATATTGGCCGCGCTTGCATGCGCTTGTTTTATGCTGGTGTCTTACTTCTTCAAACCTTTTCGGGTGGAGGAGCGTGCGAGCTTGAATCAATTGCTCGGCCGCAAGATTTTTATTTGGTAA
- a CDS encoding methyltransferase — protein MKKFKQLVKGALHRLPDEGRGIKATVRKLQMKKEIATANLIGRLEGARLPDPYTIYWTDPARVNFHTNYKVDSPDWEDFVFDQNKFVAQVQDGDWDLPLHRVADMRVCRAISERIHQGVAWHATEYYQHAISQINDGRELWDCSDRASFDRRCDEIDRLIESIDSKGYCERLADPSMSAYSGGKEILINISRDGLCLFQDGRHRLAIALALGLKRVPVQVLVRHSGWQSFRELMHHMARGDGGASKRGVLYQTPMHFDLADIPSEHACEDRWEAIKNKLDAASGMALDIGCNLGFFCHRLEESGYSCVGVEYLPTIALAARKIAYAEDRKLKIVTGDILSSETLREVGDSGFDVVIALNIFHHFIKTKDGYERLRQFMSNVQIGAMFFEPHHPDEPQMQGVFINPPPNEFVQLVKDWGGFEKAERIYTATDGRMIFKLEQQRRKR, from the coding sequence ATGAAAAAATTCAAGCAGTTGGTTAAAGGCGCGCTTCACCGGCTTCCTGATGAAGGACGTGGCATAAAGGCGACCGTTCGAAAATTGCAAATGAAAAAAGAAATTGCAACCGCTAATCTGATTGGCCGCTTAGAGGGTGCGAGATTGCCTGACCCCTATACAATATATTGGACTGACCCCGCGCGCGTTAACTTTCATACAAATTACAAGGTTGATTCCCCGGATTGGGAAGACTTTGTATTCGACCAAAACAAATTTGTTGCACAGGTTCAGGATGGTGACTGGGACCTTCCTTTGCACCGCGTTGCGGACATGCGGGTGTGCCGCGCGATCAGCGAGCGAATTCATCAGGGAGTTGCATGGCACGCGACGGAATATTATCAGCACGCCATAAGTCAGATCAACGACGGTCGAGAATTATGGGATTGTTCAGATCGCGCAAGTTTCGATAGGCGCTGCGATGAGATAGATCGATTAATTGAGTCCATAGATAGCAAGGGATACTGTGAAAGATTAGCAGATCCGTCGATGTCGGCGTATTCCGGAGGCAAGGAAATTCTTATCAACATCAGTCGGGATGGCTTGTGTTTATTTCAGGATGGCAGACATCGGTTGGCTATCGCGCTTGCGCTCGGGCTCAAGCGCGTTCCCGTGCAGGTTCTGGTAAGGCATTCAGGTTGGCAATCATTTCGTGAGTTGATGCATCATATGGCGCGCGGTGACGGCGGTGCCAGCAAACGGGGTGTGCTCTATCAAACACCTATGCATTTCGATCTGGCGGATATTCCATCGGAGCATGCATGCGAGGATCGATGGGAGGCAATAAAAAATAAATTGGATGCGGCATCCGGCATGGCTCTTGATATCGGCTGCAATCTCGGTTTTTTTTGTCATAGATTGGAAGAAAGCGGCTATTCCTGTGTCGGCGTTGAGTACCTGCCAACAATTGCGCTTGCCGCACGAAAGATTGCATATGCTGAGGATCGTAAGCTGAAAATAGTGACAGGCGACATACTTAGTTCAGAAACGCTGAGGGAGGTTGGGGACTCTGGCTTTGACGTCGTGATAGCGCTGAATATTTTTCACCATTTCATCAAAACGAAGGATGGATATGAGCGGCTTCGTCAATTTATGAGTAACGTTCAGATCGGAGCTATGTTTTTTGAGCCCCATCATCCGGATGAACCGCAGATGCAAGGCGTATTCATAAATCCACCGCCAAATGAATTTGTACAATTAGTAAAGGATTGGGGCGGCTTCGAAAAGGCCGAGCGTATTTATACGGCGACAGACGGCCGGATGATATTCAAATTGGAACAACAGCGCCGGAAGCGCTAG